In Panicum virgatum strain AP13 chromosome 4N, P.virgatum_v5, whole genome shotgun sequence, a single window of DNA contains:
- the LOC120669358 gene encoding protein FAR1-RELATED SEQUENCE 5-like, whose translation MVDLESLLEYNEIVRKMFANVNEGFQFYNTYALGKGFSVRKSYVEWNSEHTELTLRRYVCSRQGYHEEKYVKKEIKKWRPRDITRVGCPAKLVIALDRNIGQWYVKNFIDEHNHPLAPADLGCLLRSHRKINDAQKAEIVELGVAGIRKHQIFEIMEMYKQEIIADAFGDVVVFDSTYKINRYNLPIVPFVGVNHHYRTVLFRCGIISHENTESYMWLLKIFTEANAQKHPVSVITDGDLAMQRAISVVWPNSPHRLCGWHIELNIVRNVHNDTLKGAFRVFFLYDLCSIEEIERKWQVFLADNKVKEDSWIYQMYEETKLPEDVLD comes from the exons ATGGTGGATCTTGAGTCTTTGCTGGAGTACAATGAAATTGTTAGGAAGATGTTTGCAAACGTAAATGAAGGATTTCAGTTTTATAACACATACGCACTTGGTAAAGGATTTAGTGTGAGGAAAAGCTATGTTGAGTGGAACAGTGAGCACACTGAGCTAACCCTTCGGAGGTATGTTTGCAGTCGTCAAGGTTACCATGAAGAGAAGTATGTGAAGAAGGAGATTAAGAAGTGGAGGCCACGGGATATAACTCGTGTTGGATGCCCTGCAAAATTGGTAATTGCACTGGACCGAAACATCGGGCAGTGGTACGTGAAGAATTTCATCGATGAGCACAACCATCCGCTGGCTCCAGCCGACCTTGGATGCCTGCTGCGTTCACATCGAAAAATCAACGATGCGCAGAAAGCTGAAATTGTGGAGCTGGGGGTTGCTGGGATCCGCAAACACCAGATTTTTGAAATTATGGAAATGTATAAGCAGGAGATAATTGCTGATG CATTTGGTGATGTCGTTGTATTTGATAGCACCTACAAAATAAATCGGTACAACCTGCCCATTGTGCCTTTCGTTGGGGTGAATCACCATTACCGCACAGTTCTTTTCAGATGTGGAATTATTTCTCATGAGAATACTGAGTCATATATGTGGCTGCTGAAAATATTTACCGAAGCTAATGCTCAGAAGCATCCTGTTTCCGTGATCACTGATGGAGACCTTGCTATGCAGAGAGCAATCAGTGTGGTGTGGCCGAACTCACCGCATAGGCTATGCGGATGGCATATTGAGTTGAACATAGTGCGCAATGTTCACAATGATACACTGAAGGGTGCattcagggttttttttttgtatgacCTTTGCTCCATAGAAGAGATTGAGAGGAAATGGCAGGTGTTCCTGGCTGACAATAAGGTCAAAGAGGACTCGTGGATTTATCAGATGTATGAG GAAACAAAGCTCCCTGAAGATGTGCTAGATTAA